A stretch of the Elephas maximus indicus isolate mEleMax1 chromosome 3, mEleMax1 primary haplotype, whole genome shotgun sequence genome encodes the following:
- the LOC126073853 gene encoding T-lymphocyte surface antigen Ly-9-like isoform X1, giving the protein MADPKRYTDDCVLGPFLVKPQKSQSQVFSSALWTPLLFLLVGLRASGEDSVPIEVAGTLEGFVTFPLTITVDTEIEHVVWTGPQNAIALAHPGGITILDRSYQSRLNISSKSYSMQLSKLTLRDAGHYRAQINTKNSNSTTEKTFILHVYEQLQEPRVTVEHTVSESTSCNLTLVCSMERERKGVLYSWTVVGTHASESFEGSTLTISWMPCDPDVAYTCIAKNPVSQISSHPVHVPQFCADPGASRGGTMGETVVGMLGESVTLPLVVLTSQDIEKVVWMFNTSIISKERGEAATAGPLIKSKEPGKDRVRVSSQDYALKISQLKMEDAGPYNAYMCSGARRVMSTKHFTLHVYRRLKKPEITWSSGPPEDSICRVTLMCSVEDSGDDVTYRWTFLQKGAVVAQGGSLLNVSWSGSEYYPSFTCTATNPVSNSSRQLFPGNICPEPSRSIKTWIIVLLIISTLLCFGISTWCIWKQKRQCSAPALSDSQVEVPAETSEPTVSHNLFTMLSQGYKKLDPFPKTARQWPRTTSDNSFDSSLTTEEDKERTEMQEVVSGRDAIHDLTVQEDMASKGQAEYDLITPSNVVPDPVVEGNTVYTQVFFRSREKAPVLQKKDSSNTVYCSIQKSQLPRPPPQQNDEFPEISTYENFS; this is encoded by the exons GATTAAGAGCCTCTGGAGAGGACTCAGTCCCAATAGAGGTGGCGGGAACCCTGGAGGGGTTCGTGACTTTCCCCCTCACTATCACGGTGGACACAGAGATTGAACACGTTGTATGGACTGGTCCCCAAAATGCCATCGCTTTAGCACACCCAGGAGGAATTACCATTTTGGACAGAAGCTACCAGAGCCGACTAAACATCTCCAGCAAGAGCTACTCTATGCAACTGAGCAAACTGACCCTGAGGGATGCGGGGCACTACCGAGCTCAGATAAACACAAAGAACTCTAATAGCACCACTGAAAAGACATTCATCCTGCACGTCTACG AGCAGCTGCAGGAGCCCAGAGTCACGGTGGAGCACACGGTGTCTGAGAGCACCTCCTGTAACCTCACCCTGGTGTGCTCCATGGAGAGGGAAAGGAAAGGCGTTCTGTACAGCTGGACCGTGGTAGGCACCCATGCTTCTGAGTCCTTTGAGGGCTCCACTCTCACCATCTCCTGGATGCCCTGTGATCCAGATGTGGCATACACCTGCATAGCCAAGAACCCTGTCAGCCAGATCAGCTCCCACCCTGTCCATGTCCCGCAGTTCTGTGCAG ATCCAGGAGCCTCCAGAGGAGGAACAATGGGGGAGACAGTGGTAGGGATGCTGGGGGAATCGGTCACCCTGCCCCTGGTAGTCCTGACCAGTCAGGACATAGAGAAAGTTGTCTGGATGTTTAACACATCCATTATCAGCAAAGAGCGGGGAGAAGCAGCAACAGCAGGCCCGCTCATTAAGTCCAAGGAACCTGGCAAGGACAGGGTGCGGGTCTCCAGCCAGGACTATGCCCTGAAGATCAGCCAGCTGAAGATGGAAGATGCTGGCCCCTACAATGCCTACATGTGCTCAGGGGCCCGCAGAGTCATGAGCACAAAGCACTTCACCCTGCACGTCTACC GGAGGCTGAAGAAGCCAGAAATCACCTGGAGCTCTGGGCCCCCTGAGGACAGCATCTGCAGAGTCACCCTGATGTGCTCGGTGGAGGACAGTGGCGATGATGTAACATACAGATGGACTTTCTTGCAAAAGGGAGCTGTTGTGGCCCAAGGGGGGTCGCTTCTCAATGTCTCCTGGAGTGGCAGCGAATATTACCCCAGCTTCACATGCACAGCCACGAACCCCGTCAGCAACAGTTCCCGGCAGCTTTTTCCTGGGAATATCTGTCCAG aGCCTTCGAGAAGCATAAAGACTTGGATTATAGTCCTCCTGATAATTTCTACccttctatgctttggaatctCCACCTGGTGCATTTGGAAGCAAAAAAGACAGT GTTCAGCTCCAGCCCTCAGTGACAGCCAAGTTGAGGTTCCAGCTGAAACATCAG AACCCACTGTTAGCCACAATCTATTCACCATGCTTTCCCAAGGGTATAAGAAGCTGGACCCTTTCCCTAAGACTGCCAGGCAATGGCCCAGGACCACCTCAGACAACAGCTTTGACAGCAGCTTAACAACTGAGGAGGATAAAGAGAGGACCGAGATGCAGGAGGTTGTCAGTGGAAGGGACGCGATACATGACTTGACCGTTCAGGAGGACATGGCCTCCAAGGGGCAGGCAGAATATGATCTCATCACTCCAAGCAACGTGGTACCTGACCCCGTAGTTGAAGGGAATACAGTGTATACACAAGTGTTCTTCAGATCGCGG GAAAAGGCTCCAgttcttcagaagaaagacaGTTCAAACACAGTGTACTGCTCTATACAGAAATCCCAGCTG CCGAGACCACCACCACAACAGAATGATGAGTTTCCTGAAATCTCTACCTATGAAAATTTCTCCTGA
- the LOC126073853 gene encoding T-lymphocyte surface antigen Ly-9-like isoform X2, producing the protein MADPKRYTDDCVLGPFLVKPQKSQSQVFSSALWTPLLFLLVGLRASGEDSVPIEVAGTLEGFVTFPLTITVDTEIEHVVWTGPQNAIALAHPGGITILDRSYQSRLNISSKSYSMQLSKLTLRDAGHYRAQINTKNSNSTTEKTFILHVYEQLQEPRVTVEHTVSESTSCNLTLVCSMERERKGVLYSWTVVGTHASESFEGSTLTISWMPCDPDVAYTCIAKNPVSQISSHPVHVPQFCADPGASRGGTMGETVVGMLGESVTLPLVVLTSQDIEKVVWMFNTSIISKERGEAATAGPLIKSKEPGKDRVRVSSQDYALKISQLKMEDAGPYNAYMCSGARRVMSTKHFTLHVYRRLKKPEITWSSGPPEDSICRVTLMCSVEDSGDDVTYRWTFLQKGAVVAQGGSLLNVSWSGSEYYPSFTCTATNPVSNSSRQLFPGNICPEPSRSIKTWIIVLLIISTLLCFGISTWCIWKQKRQCSAPALSDSQVEVPAETSGYKKLDPFPKTARQWPRTTSDNSFDSSLTTEEDKERTEMQEVVSGRDAIHDLTVQEDMASKGQAEYDLITPSNVVPDPVVEGNTVYTQVFFRSREKAPVLQKKDSSNTVYCSIQKSQLPRPPPQQNDEFPEISTYENFS; encoded by the exons GATTAAGAGCCTCTGGAGAGGACTCAGTCCCAATAGAGGTGGCGGGAACCCTGGAGGGGTTCGTGACTTTCCCCCTCACTATCACGGTGGACACAGAGATTGAACACGTTGTATGGACTGGTCCCCAAAATGCCATCGCTTTAGCACACCCAGGAGGAATTACCATTTTGGACAGAAGCTACCAGAGCCGACTAAACATCTCCAGCAAGAGCTACTCTATGCAACTGAGCAAACTGACCCTGAGGGATGCGGGGCACTACCGAGCTCAGATAAACACAAAGAACTCTAATAGCACCACTGAAAAGACATTCATCCTGCACGTCTACG AGCAGCTGCAGGAGCCCAGAGTCACGGTGGAGCACACGGTGTCTGAGAGCACCTCCTGTAACCTCACCCTGGTGTGCTCCATGGAGAGGGAAAGGAAAGGCGTTCTGTACAGCTGGACCGTGGTAGGCACCCATGCTTCTGAGTCCTTTGAGGGCTCCACTCTCACCATCTCCTGGATGCCCTGTGATCCAGATGTGGCATACACCTGCATAGCCAAGAACCCTGTCAGCCAGATCAGCTCCCACCCTGTCCATGTCCCGCAGTTCTGTGCAG ATCCAGGAGCCTCCAGAGGAGGAACAATGGGGGAGACAGTGGTAGGGATGCTGGGGGAATCGGTCACCCTGCCCCTGGTAGTCCTGACCAGTCAGGACATAGAGAAAGTTGTCTGGATGTTTAACACATCCATTATCAGCAAAGAGCGGGGAGAAGCAGCAACAGCAGGCCCGCTCATTAAGTCCAAGGAACCTGGCAAGGACAGGGTGCGGGTCTCCAGCCAGGACTATGCCCTGAAGATCAGCCAGCTGAAGATGGAAGATGCTGGCCCCTACAATGCCTACATGTGCTCAGGGGCCCGCAGAGTCATGAGCACAAAGCACTTCACCCTGCACGTCTACC GGAGGCTGAAGAAGCCAGAAATCACCTGGAGCTCTGGGCCCCCTGAGGACAGCATCTGCAGAGTCACCCTGATGTGCTCGGTGGAGGACAGTGGCGATGATGTAACATACAGATGGACTTTCTTGCAAAAGGGAGCTGTTGTGGCCCAAGGGGGGTCGCTTCTCAATGTCTCCTGGAGTGGCAGCGAATATTACCCCAGCTTCACATGCACAGCCACGAACCCCGTCAGCAACAGTTCCCGGCAGCTTTTTCCTGGGAATATCTGTCCAG aGCCTTCGAGAAGCATAAAGACTTGGATTATAGTCCTCCTGATAATTTCTACccttctatgctttggaatctCCACCTGGTGCATTTGGAAGCAAAAAAGACAGT GTTCAGCTCCAGCCCTCAGTGACAGCCAAGTTGAGGTTCCAGCTGAAACATCAG GGTATAAGAAGCTGGACCCTTTCCCTAAGACTGCCAGGCAATGGCCCAGGACCACCTCAGACAACAGCTTTGACAGCAGCTTAACAACTGAGGAGGATAAAGAGAGGACCGAGATGCAGGAGGTTGTCAGTGGAAGGGACGCGATACATGACTTGACCGTTCAGGAGGACATGGCCTCCAAGGGGCAGGCAGAATATGATCTCATCACTCCAAGCAACGTGGTACCTGACCCCGTAGTTGAAGGGAATACAGTGTATACACAAGTGTTCTTCAGATCGCGG GAAAAGGCTCCAgttcttcagaagaaagacaGTTCAAACACAGTGTACTGCTCTATACAGAAATCCCAGCTG CCGAGACCACCACCACAACAGAATGATGAGTTTCCTGAAATCTCTACCTATGAAAATTTCTCCTGA
- the LOC126073853 gene encoding T-lymphocyte surface antigen Ly-9-like isoform X3, whose amino-acid sequence MADPKRYTDDCVLGPFLVKPQKSQSQVFSSALWTPLLFLLVGLRASGEDSVPIEVAGTLEGFVTFPLTITVDTEIEHVVWTGPQNAIALAHPGGITILDRSYQSRLNISSKSYSMQLSKLTLRDAGHYRAQINTKNSNSTTEKTFILHVYEQLQEPRVTVEHTVSESTSCNLTLVCSMERERKGVLYSWTVVGTHASESFEGSTLTISWMPCDPDVAYTCIAKNPVSQISSHPVHVPQFCADPGASRGGTMGETVVGMLGESVTLPLVVLTSQDIEKVVWMFNTSIISKERGEAATAGPLIKSKEPGKDRVRVSSQDYALKISQLKMEDAGPYNAYMCSGARRVMSTKHFTLHVYRRLKKPEITWSSGPPEDSICRVTLMCSVEDSGDDVTYRWTFLQKGAVVAQGGSLLNVSWSGSEYYPSFTCTATNPVSNSSRQLFPGNICPGSAPALSDSQVEVPAETSEPTVSHNLFTMLSQGYKKLDPFPKTARQWPRTTSDNSFDSSLTTEEDKERTEMQEVVSGRDAIHDLTVQEDMASKGQAEYDLITPSNVVPDPVVEGNTVYTQVFFRSREKAPVLQKKDSSNTVYCSIQKSQLPRPPPQQNDEFPEISTYENFS is encoded by the exons GATTAAGAGCCTCTGGAGAGGACTCAGTCCCAATAGAGGTGGCGGGAACCCTGGAGGGGTTCGTGACTTTCCCCCTCACTATCACGGTGGACACAGAGATTGAACACGTTGTATGGACTGGTCCCCAAAATGCCATCGCTTTAGCACACCCAGGAGGAATTACCATTTTGGACAGAAGCTACCAGAGCCGACTAAACATCTCCAGCAAGAGCTACTCTATGCAACTGAGCAAACTGACCCTGAGGGATGCGGGGCACTACCGAGCTCAGATAAACACAAAGAACTCTAATAGCACCACTGAAAAGACATTCATCCTGCACGTCTACG AGCAGCTGCAGGAGCCCAGAGTCACGGTGGAGCACACGGTGTCTGAGAGCACCTCCTGTAACCTCACCCTGGTGTGCTCCATGGAGAGGGAAAGGAAAGGCGTTCTGTACAGCTGGACCGTGGTAGGCACCCATGCTTCTGAGTCCTTTGAGGGCTCCACTCTCACCATCTCCTGGATGCCCTGTGATCCAGATGTGGCATACACCTGCATAGCCAAGAACCCTGTCAGCCAGATCAGCTCCCACCCTGTCCATGTCCCGCAGTTCTGTGCAG ATCCAGGAGCCTCCAGAGGAGGAACAATGGGGGAGACAGTGGTAGGGATGCTGGGGGAATCGGTCACCCTGCCCCTGGTAGTCCTGACCAGTCAGGACATAGAGAAAGTTGTCTGGATGTTTAACACATCCATTATCAGCAAAGAGCGGGGAGAAGCAGCAACAGCAGGCCCGCTCATTAAGTCCAAGGAACCTGGCAAGGACAGGGTGCGGGTCTCCAGCCAGGACTATGCCCTGAAGATCAGCCAGCTGAAGATGGAAGATGCTGGCCCCTACAATGCCTACATGTGCTCAGGGGCCCGCAGAGTCATGAGCACAAAGCACTTCACCCTGCACGTCTACC GGAGGCTGAAGAAGCCAGAAATCACCTGGAGCTCTGGGCCCCCTGAGGACAGCATCTGCAGAGTCACCCTGATGTGCTCGGTGGAGGACAGTGGCGATGATGTAACATACAGATGGACTTTCTTGCAAAAGGGAGCTGTTGTGGCCCAAGGGGGGTCGCTTCTCAATGTCTCCTGGAGTGGCAGCGAATATTACCCCAGCTTCACATGCACAGCCACGAACCCCGTCAGCAACAGTTCCCGGCAGCTTTTTCCTGGGAATATCTGTCCAG GTTCAGCTCCAGCCCTCAGTGACAGCCAAGTTGAGGTTCCAGCTGAAACATCAG AACCCACTGTTAGCCACAATCTATTCACCATGCTTTCCCAAGGGTATAAGAAGCTGGACCCTTTCCCTAAGACTGCCAGGCAATGGCCCAGGACCACCTCAGACAACAGCTTTGACAGCAGCTTAACAACTGAGGAGGATAAAGAGAGGACCGAGATGCAGGAGGTTGTCAGTGGAAGGGACGCGATACATGACTTGACCGTTCAGGAGGACATGGCCTCCAAGGGGCAGGCAGAATATGATCTCATCACTCCAAGCAACGTGGTACCTGACCCCGTAGTTGAAGGGAATACAGTGTATACACAAGTGTTCTTCAGATCGCGG GAAAAGGCTCCAgttcttcagaagaaagacaGTTCAAACACAGTGTACTGCTCTATACAGAAATCCCAGCTG CCGAGACCACCACCACAACAGAATGATGAGTTTCCTGAAATCTCTACCTATGAAAATTTCTCCTGA
- the LOC126073853 gene encoding T-lymphocyte surface antigen Ly-9-like isoform X4 yields MADPKRYTDDCVLGPFLVKPQKSQSQVFSSALWTPLLFLLVGLRASGEDSVPIEVAGTLEGFVTFPLTITVDTEIEHVVWTGPQNAIALAHPGGITILDRSYQSRLNISSKSYSMQLSKLTLRDAGHYRAQINTKNSNSTTEKTFILHVYEQLQEPRVTVEHTVSESTSCNLTLVCSMERERKGVLYSWTVVGTHASESFEGSTLTISWMPCDPDVAYTCIAKNPVSQISSHPVHVPQFCADPGASRGGTMGETVVGMLGESVTLPLVVLTSQDIEKVVWMFNTSIISKERGEAATAGPLIKSKEPGKDRVRVSSQDYALKISQLKMEDAGPYNAYMCSGARRVMSTKHFTLHVYRRLKKPEITWSSGPPEDSICRVTLMCSVEDSGDDVTYRWTFLQKGAVVAQGGSLLNVSWSGSEYYPSFTCTATNPVSNSSRQLFPGNICPGSAPALSDSQVEVPAETSGYKKLDPFPKTARQWPRTTSDNSFDSSLTTEEDKERTEMQEVVSGRDAIHDLTVQEDMASKGQAEYDLITPSNVVPDPVVEGNTVYTQVFFRSREKAPVLQKKDSSNTVYCSIQKSQLPRPPPQQNDEFPEISTYENFS; encoded by the exons GATTAAGAGCCTCTGGAGAGGACTCAGTCCCAATAGAGGTGGCGGGAACCCTGGAGGGGTTCGTGACTTTCCCCCTCACTATCACGGTGGACACAGAGATTGAACACGTTGTATGGACTGGTCCCCAAAATGCCATCGCTTTAGCACACCCAGGAGGAATTACCATTTTGGACAGAAGCTACCAGAGCCGACTAAACATCTCCAGCAAGAGCTACTCTATGCAACTGAGCAAACTGACCCTGAGGGATGCGGGGCACTACCGAGCTCAGATAAACACAAAGAACTCTAATAGCACCACTGAAAAGACATTCATCCTGCACGTCTACG AGCAGCTGCAGGAGCCCAGAGTCACGGTGGAGCACACGGTGTCTGAGAGCACCTCCTGTAACCTCACCCTGGTGTGCTCCATGGAGAGGGAAAGGAAAGGCGTTCTGTACAGCTGGACCGTGGTAGGCACCCATGCTTCTGAGTCCTTTGAGGGCTCCACTCTCACCATCTCCTGGATGCCCTGTGATCCAGATGTGGCATACACCTGCATAGCCAAGAACCCTGTCAGCCAGATCAGCTCCCACCCTGTCCATGTCCCGCAGTTCTGTGCAG ATCCAGGAGCCTCCAGAGGAGGAACAATGGGGGAGACAGTGGTAGGGATGCTGGGGGAATCGGTCACCCTGCCCCTGGTAGTCCTGACCAGTCAGGACATAGAGAAAGTTGTCTGGATGTTTAACACATCCATTATCAGCAAAGAGCGGGGAGAAGCAGCAACAGCAGGCCCGCTCATTAAGTCCAAGGAACCTGGCAAGGACAGGGTGCGGGTCTCCAGCCAGGACTATGCCCTGAAGATCAGCCAGCTGAAGATGGAAGATGCTGGCCCCTACAATGCCTACATGTGCTCAGGGGCCCGCAGAGTCATGAGCACAAAGCACTTCACCCTGCACGTCTACC GGAGGCTGAAGAAGCCAGAAATCACCTGGAGCTCTGGGCCCCCTGAGGACAGCATCTGCAGAGTCACCCTGATGTGCTCGGTGGAGGACAGTGGCGATGATGTAACATACAGATGGACTTTCTTGCAAAAGGGAGCTGTTGTGGCCCAAGGGGGGTCGCTTCTCAATGTCTCCTGGAGTGGCAGCGAATATTACCCCAGCTTCACATGCACAGCCACGAACCCCGTCAGCAACAGTTCCCGGCAGCTTTTTCCTGGGAATATCTGTCCAG GTTCAGCTCCAGCCCTCAGTGACAGCCAAGTTGAGGTTCCAGCTGAAACATCAG GGTATAAGAAGCTGGACCCTTTCCCTAAGACTGCCAGGCAATGGCCCAGGACCACCTCAGACAACAGCTTTGACAGCAGCTTAACAACTGAGGAGGATAAAGAGAGGACCGAGATGCAGGAGGTTGTCAGTGGAAGGGACGCGATACATGACTTGACCGTTCAGGAGGACATGGCCTCCAAGGGGCAGGCAGAATATGATCTCATCACTCCAAGCAACGTGGTACCTGACCCCGTAGTTGAAGGGAATACAGTGTATACACAAGTGTTCTTCAGATCGCGG GAAAAGGCTCCAgttcttcagaagaaagacaGTTCAAACACAGTGTACTGCTCTATACAGAAATCCCAGCTG CCGAGACCACCACCACAACAGAATGATGAGTTTCCTGAAATCTCTACCTATGAAAATTTCTCCTGA
- the LOC126073853 gene encoding T-lymphocyte surface antigen Ly-9-like isoform X6: protein MADPKRYTDDCVLGPFLVKPQKSQSQVFSSALWTPLLFLLVGLRASGEDSVPIEVAGTLEGFVTFPLTITVDTEIEHVVWTGPQNAIALAHPGGITILDRSYQSRLNISSKSYSMQLSKLTLRDAGHYRAQINTKNSNSTTEKTFILHVYEQLQEPRVTVEHTVSESTSCNLTLVCSMERERKGVLYSWTVVGTHASESFEGSTLTISWMPCDPDVAYTCIAKNPVSQISSHPVHVPQFCADPGASRGGTMGETVVGMLGESVTLPLVVLTSQDIEKVVWMFNTSIISKERGEAATAGPLIKSKEPGKDRVRVSSQDYALKISQLKMEDAGPYNAYMCSGARRVMSTKHFTLHVYRSAPALSDSQVEVPAETSEPTVSHNLFTMLSQGYKKLDPFPKTARQWPRTTSDNSFDSSLTTEEDKERTEMQEVVSGRDAIHDLTVQEDMASKGQAEYDLITPSNVVPDPVVEGNTVYTQVFFRSREKAPVLQKKDSSNTVYCSIQKSQLPRPPPQQNDEFPEISTYENFS from the exons GATTAAGAGCCTCTGGAGAGGACTCAGTCCCAATAGAGGTGGCGGGAACCCTGGAGGGGTTCGTGACTTTCCCCCTCACTATCACGGTGGACACAGAGATTGAACACGTTGTATGGACTGGTCCCCAAAATGCCATCGCTTTAGCACACCCAGGAGGAATTACCATTTTGGACAGAAGCTACCAGAGCCGACTAAACATCTCCAGCAAGAGCTACTCTATGCAACTGAGCAAACTGACCCTGAGGGATGCGGGGCACTACCGAGCTCAGATAAACACAAAGAACTCTAATAGCACCACTGAAAAGACATTCATCCTGCACGTCTACG AGCAGCTGCAGGAGCCCAGAGTCACGGTGGAGCACACGGTGTCTGAGAGCACCTCCTGTAACCTCACCCTGGTGTGCTCCATGGAGAGGGAAAGGAAAGGCGTTCTGTACAGCTGGACCGTGGTAGGCACCCATGCTTCTGAGTCCTTTGAGGGCTCCACTCTCACCATCTCCTGGATGCCCTGTGATCCAGATGTGGCATACACCTGCATAGCCAAGAACCCTGTCAGCCAGATCAGCTCCCACCCTGTCCATGTCCCGCAGTTCTGTGCAG ATCCAGGAGCCTCCAGAGGAGGAACAATGGGGGAGACAGTGGTAGGGATGCTGGGGGAATCGGTCACCCTGCCCCTGGTAGTCCTGACCAGTCAGGACATAGAGAAAGTTGTCTGGATGTTTAACACATCCATTATCAGCAAAGAGCGGGGAGAAGCAGCAACAGCAGGCCCGCTCATTAAGTCCAAGGAACCTGGCAAGGACAGGGTGCGGGTCTCCAGCCAGGACTATGCCCTGAAGATCAGCCAGCTGAAGATGGAAGATGCTGGCCCCTACAATGCCTACATGTGCTCAGGGGCCCGCAGAGTCATGAGCACAAAGCACTTCACCCTGCACGTCTACC GTTCAGCTCCAGCCCTCAGTGACAGCCAAGTTGAGGTTCCAGCTGAAACATCAG AACCCACTGTTAGCCACAATCTATTCACCATGCTTTCCCAAGGGTATAAGAAGCTGGACCCTTTCCCTAAGACTGCCAGGCAATGGCCCAGGACCACCTCAGACAACAGCTTTGACAGCAGCTTAACAACTGAGGAGGATAAAGAGAGGACCGAGATGCAGGAGGTTGTCAGTGGAAGGGACGCGATACATGACTTGACCGTTCAGGAGGACATGGCCTCCAAGGGGCAGGCAGAATATGATCTCATCACTCCAAGCAACGTGGTACCTGACCCCGTAGTTGAAGGGAATACAGTGTATACACAAGTGTTCTTCAGATCGCGG GAAAAGGCTCCAgttcttcagaagaaagacaGTTCAAACACAGTGTACTGCTCTATACAGAAATCCCAGCTG CCGAGACCACCACCACAACAGAATGATGAGTTTCCTGAAATCTCTACCTATGAAAATTTCTCCTGA
- the LOC126073853 gene encoding T-lymphocyte surface antigen Ly-9-like isoform X7 has protein sequence MADPKRYTDDCVLGPFLVKPQKSQSQVFSSALWTPLLFLLVGLRASGEDSVPIEVAGTLEGFVTFPLTITVDTEIEHVVWTGPQNAIALAHPGGITILDRSYQSRLNISSKSYSMQLSKLTLRDAGHYRAQINTKNSNSTTEKTFILHVYEQLQEPRVTVEHTVSESTSCNLTLVCSMERERKGVLYSWTVVGTHASESFEGSTLTISWMPCDPDVAYTCIAKNPVSQISSHPVHVPQFCADPGASRGGTMGETVVGMLGESVTLPLVVLTSQDIEKVVWMFNTSIISKERGEAATAGPLIKSKEPGKDRVRVSSQDYALKISQLKMEDAGPYNAYMCSGARRVMSTKHFTLHVYRSAPALSDSQVEVPAETSGYKKLDPFPKTARQWPRTTSDNSFDSSLTTEEDKERTEMQEVVSGRDAIHDLTVQEDMASKGQAEYDLITPSNVVPDPVVEGNTVYTQVFFRSREKAPVLQKKDSSNTVYCSIQKSQLPRPPPQQNDEFPEISTYENFS, from the exons GATTAAGAGCCTCTGGAGAGGACTCAGTCCCAATAGAGGTGGCGGGAACCCTGGAGGGGTTCGTGACTTTCCCCCTCACTATCACGGTGGACACAGAGATTGAACACGTTGTATGGACTGGTCCCCAAAATGCCATCGCTTTAGCACACCCAGGAGGAATTACCATTTTGGACAGAAGCTACCAGAGCCGACTAAACATCTCCAGCAAGAGCTACTCTATGCAACTGAGCAAACTGACCCTGAGGGATGCGGGGCACTACCGAGCTCAGATAAACACAAAGAACTCTAATAGCACCACTGAAAAGACATTCATCCTGCACGTCTACG AGCAGCTGCAGGAGCCCAGAGTCACGGTGGAGCACACGGTGTCTGAGAGCACCTCCTGTAACCTCACCCTGGTGTGCTCCATGGAGAGGGAAAGGAAAGGCGTTCTGTACAGCTGGACCGTGGTAGGCACCCATGCTTCTGAGTCCTTTGAGGGCTCCACTCTCACCATCTCCTGGATGCCCTGTGATCCAGATGTGGCATACACCTGCATAGCCAAGAACCCTGTCAGCCAGATCAGCTCCCACCCTGTCCATGTCCCGCAGTTCTGTGCAG ATCCAGGAGCCTCCAGAGGAGGAACAATGGGGGAGACAGTGGTAGGGATGCTGGGGGAATCGGTCACCCTGCCCCTGGTAGTCCTGACCAGTCAGGACATAGAGAAAGTTGTCTGGATGTTTAACACATCCATTATCAGCAAAGAGCGGGGAGAAGCAGCAACAGCAGGCCCGCTCATTAAGTCCAAGGAACCTGGCAAGGACAGGGTGCGGGTCTCCAGCCAGGACTATGCCCTGAAGATCAGCCAGCTGAAGATGGAAGATGCTGGCCCCTACAATGCCTACATGTGCTCAGGGGCCCGCAGAGTCATGAGCACAAAGCACTTCACCCTGCACGTCTACC GTTCAGCTCCAGCCCTCAGTGACAGCCAAGTTGAGGTTCCAGCTGAAACATCAG GGTATAAGAAGCTGGACCCTTTCCCTAAGACTGCCAGGCAATGGCCCAGGACCACCTCAGACAACAGCTTTGACAGCAGCTTAACAACTGAGGAGGATAAAGAGAGGACCGAGATGCAGGAGGTTGTCAGTGGAAGGGACGCGATACATGACTTGACCGTTCAGGAGGACATGGCCTCCAAGGGGCAGGCAGAATATGATCTCATCACTCCAAGCAACGTGGTACCTGACCCCGTAGTTGAAGGGAATACAGTGTATACACAAGTGTTCTTCAGATCGCGG GAAAAGGCTCCAgttcttcagaagaaagacaGTTCAAACACAGTGTACTGCTCTATACAGAAATCCCAGCTG CCGAGACCACCACCACAACAGAATGATGAGTTTCCTGAAATCTCTACCTATGAAAATTTCTCCTGA